A window of [Clostridium] innocuum genomic DNA:
ATCCAAATGCGCGCCGCTTTGCATCCGTTTCACTCAGGATAACGCGTGCCCCCTGTCGCTTCGCACACAGTACATGCAGCAGTCCCATAACACCGCCTCCGATGACGACAACATCATCTCCCATGTTGATATGGGAACGATTGATACTGTTAATAACACATGCCAGCGGTTCTGTGAATGCGGCTTCATCATCCGGTGTTTCCTTAGGATACACATACAGATGGCGTGCCTTTACCACTGCATATTCTGAAAAGCCATAAAAGCCCGAAAAGCCGTTTTCATTGAAATAAGCAGTTCCCTTTGTGAAATTACTGCATATATTTTCATGATGATGCTTACAGTCCGGACAGACCCCGCAATCATCAATAATATAGTTGATAACCTTATCACCTATATGAAACAGACTGGGATCCACACCTGTTCCTATATGTTCTATTACCGCACTGTATTCATGTCCGCCAATACGCGGATATGACCATTTACACCCCTGATAATCTCTGACATCATTTACGCAGATTCCGGATGTCAAAATACGAACCAGTACCTCATCCTCTTTCATTTCCGGTACCGGTATGTCCTTGATTTGATAATTTTTAGGTCCTTCTAGTACACAGGCTTTCATAATTGTCAGTCCTCCTATTTTCGCTTACCGATTATAAAGTTACATATCGCACACAGAAACAATTCCCGTCTGCTTTTTATAAAAGCAGGGACCAGTAATCAAGAACTGGTCCCTTTCATGTTGGTTACTAAGCTAAGATTCCAGTTAATCCGCCAATGATACCGATGATTACAATCAGAATAATAATCTTGATGGAAGTCCATCTTTTCTTCATCAGCCAGTAAACTAACATCGTGAATCCAAATGGCAGAATGCCTGGCATGACAGCATCAAACAGCTGCGTCTGCACATTGAATTTTGACCCCGATGTGACAAGCTCCAGACCACAGGAAACTTTTACATAATTGGCAATCAGGCCACCCATAACCATACAGCCCATGACCTGTGCTCCCAGCAGCAGCTTGTCGAGCAGACCCTTTTCCAGAAAATCCATGATAGCCTCGGAGCCCTGCTGGTAACCGAAGAAGAAGTTTGCGAAGCTGAAGATATAACTGATGGCAAGCATCAGAATCAGATATACGATTGCCCCCCAGACGGTACCGGTCAGCGTGATATCAATACAGATTGCCAAAAGGATCGGAATCAGTACCCCCTGATAAATCGTATCTCCAATACCTGCCAGAGGTCCCATCAGGGATGTTTTTAAGGATGTGATAAATTCACCCGGAATCGGTTCTCCCAGTGATTTCTGTTCCTCCAGTGCGATTGCCATACCCAGAATACAGGAACCGAATTCGATATGGACATTGAAGAATTCCATTTCACGCTCCATGACCTCTTTCCGTTTTGCGGCTCCGTCCGGATCATCCTTATATAAATCATCAATCACAGGTACAAAGGTGTGCCCGCAGGCCATACCCATCATTCGTTCATAGTTATAGCAGCACTGAACCCAGGTTTCCCAGTTAAAGGCTGCACGGTATAAGTGTTTCTTCGGGATAACGTGTCTTGCTTTTTGTTCTGCCATTTTAGAAATCCTCCTCTAACTCAGATTCTTCAGCGATGTTACCTTTTCCGCTGCCCTCTCTGTAACGAACCTGTACATAAACCAATGCGCATAATAAGGACAATACACCAAGCGGCAGCAGTGCAAGTCCGGAATAGACAGCGACAACAAATCCGATGAACAGAAATACACGGCTTTCCCCTTTAAAGATATACTGCAGTGTGATTGCGATACCCAAGGCAGGCATCAGACCGCCGATGATCTGGAAAATTTTCAAAGGTGTTCCGGCAAGCATCGTGATGAAGCCCTGAATATAGGTGGCTCCGAAATATGCAGCCAGAGAGCAAGGAACGATACAGATAACCGCAGCCATGATCTGCGGCAGCAGTACGTTGGCAATCCAGATTTTATTGTATTGTTCTTTTTCAACAAATCTGTCACCGATGTGAACGAAGATGGAGTCAAAGGTCATACGGCAATACCATACCAGTGTACCCAGAAGACCGATTGGAACAGCCAGTGCAAGAGCTGTATCGGCATCCAGATTACCGGTTATGGCAAATGCAGCCCCCAGTGTTCCTGCCAGTGCCATATCGGCAGGCATGGACCCTCCGGCTGAAATGAATCCTAAATAAACGAGGTTGATGGATGCTCCAACCATAGCTCCCGTTAATGCGTCCCCAAGGATGATGCCCGCAATCCATCCGCAGACCAGCGGTCTTTGTACCGTCCATAATCCGACAAACGGCAGGTTTGCTTCACCAATCCAATACAGGACCCCCAATAGAATCGCTTGTACTATTGACATAAATTTCTCTCCTCTCTGTTAGTTTTTATGTCCAGCAGAATCTGTCTCATAACAGGTTTGATATATCGACTACCTTCTGCTCAGGTACTAACTGATAATATACATTTACACCCTTCTCGTTTTTCATGCGGCGAATGGAATCCACCTCATCCGGACTCGCAGAAACATTGTTGATGAACGGCTTGCGGTCTCCACGGATACCCATACCGCCAAGGCATACCTCTTTGATTTCCACGCCGCCATCCAGCAGCTGTTCAAAAACGATCGGTGTTTTTGTCAGAACGATAACGCGTTCATTTCCCGGATCCGGCTTCTGAAGTGCCTTAGTTGCGCCTTCAACAGATAATACGGCAACCTTGGTCCCCTGTGGTGCCAGAGCCATCAGTACCCGTTTGTTGAATTTATCCGCAGCAACAGTATCGTCTACAATGACAATTCTGTTTGCACTCAGACTCGGTGTCCAGGCTGTTACGACCTCACCATGAATCAAACGATCATCCACACGTGCTAAAACGATGTTTCGCATTTTTCATCCTCCTCATTATCAAGCATGTCTGCTAAGTATTTTTTTACATCCTGTACGGTACTGCCTGCCAGCTTCATAGCCTCGTCACATATTTCCGCAGCGCTTTTTCCGTTTCCTCTCATCAGTAGGATTTCCATCAGCAGGGGAACATTGATTCCTGTTAAATGGTATACATCATATGTGTTCATCAACTGTACAACCGCATTGAACGGACTTCCGTAGAACAAATCGGTAAGAACCAGAATTTCTTCTCCCTCATCTGCTTTTGTAAATTCCTTCTCAATATTTTCTTTCAGGATATCCACTCCCTGATGAGGATACAGACCGACATATGACAGATTCTGCTGTTCGCCTAATACCATTTCCATTGTCTCAAATAATCCCTTGGAAAAAGAACCATGAGATACTAAGATAACCTTCATAATACCCTCCTTTCTCTATTCATTTCCAACAGGTGAAAGCACTGCTCTGGAAGCGGTTCCACCATCTGGTTATATTCTATACGATTTCCTGCAACGTTTTTTATTATGTTATGCGTAATCATTACGTAACCGATTTTTTTACGGAGTTCATATTGATTATGCAATTTTATAATTTTTTAATTCACTCCTGCATAATATTCTTCAGTGCACTGTACATACGCTTATATTTTTTATATTGCCGATCGTATGCGTCAGTGAGTACTTTTTTCGCAGCATACACCTTCCCCTGTCCGATACAGGCTTCCTTTTCCGATACACCGTCTGCCAGCGCAGCCAGAAGTGCCGCTCCATATCCCGGGGTTGCACTTTCGGTAACGACCTTTAGCTCTGTATGGAGAATATTCGCCATAATCTGCATCCAGACAGGACTTCTTGTACCCCCGCCATTGATTTGTATGCGGGAAGGCCATTGTGCAAGCTTCATACTTTCAAGAACCTCGCGGATAGCGTAGCTTACCCCCTCGAAAACAGCCTGTGTCATATCCTCCCGTCTTGTTTCAAAACTCAGCCCGACAAATGCTCCCCTTACGCAAAGATCATGATACATAAGTTTATCCCCTGTGATGTGCGGGAAAAACAATACACTGTTTTTTCCGAAGCGATCAGATGAAATAAGCTGCTGATCCACAGCCATATCATCTGTCTTCACGATATTTTCCACCCACCATTTATGAGTTCCCCCTGCTGAACGAACCGTTCCCTGTACGATATTGACAAACTGTGTATGATCCGCATTGAATAGAACATTCTTACCTTTTCCTTCGAAGTCCATATCCCTTTTCGGCATAATTACAACTCCGGATGTTCCCAGCGAAATAACCGGTTCCTTCCGGTTCAGTATCCCCATAGCCACTGCATTTGCCGGATTATCTCCCGTTCCGGCAATGACACGGATGTCATGATTCACCTTCAGCTGTTCACAGAGTGTCTGTTGAAGTGTTCCGACCACATCGCAGCTGGCATACAGCGGTCCCAGACAGCTTTCTTCAATACCAAGCCTATCCAGCATATACACTGACCATTTCTTTGTGGCAATATCATATAATGAGCTTGTGGATGCTTCACAGTAATCCATACTGTACTGCCCCGTTAATTTATATACGATATATGCATACGGTGTCATGATTTTATGAATACGCGCAAAGCTTTGTGGCTCATGCTCTTTGATCCAGAGTGTATTCACTGCCGGACTTCCCGGTGACAATATTTCAGCGATATGGCGTGTTTCCTCCCTTTGTGTGCATTCCGTACGCAGTTCCTCAACCAAACCGGCCGTTCGTAAATCTGTCCACATGATGGCATTGCGCACAGCTTC
This region includes:
- a CDS encoding PTS sugar transporter subunit IIA, with translation MKVILVSHGSFSKGLFETMEMVLGEQQNLSYVGLYPHQGVDILKENIEKEFTKADEGEEILVLTDLFYGSPFNAVVQLMNTYDVYHLTGINVPLLMEILLMRGNGKSAAEICDEAMKLAGSTVQDVKKYLADMLDNEEDEKCETSF
- a CDS encoding PTS sugar transporter subunit IIB, which gives rise to MRNIVLARVDDRLIHGEVVTAWTPSLSANRIVIVDDTVAADKFNKRVLMALAPQGTKVAVLSVEGATKALQKPDPGNERVIVLTKTPIVFEQLLDGGVEIKEVCLGGMGIRGDRKPFINNVSASPDEVDSIRRMKNEKGVNVYYQLVPEQKVVDISNLL
- a CDS encoding alcohol dehydrogenase catalytic domain-containing protein encodes the protein MKACVLEGPKNYQIKDIPVPEMKEDEVLVRILTSGICVNDVRDYQGCKWSYPRIGGHEYSAVIEHIGTGVDPSLFHIGDKVINYIIDDCGVCPDCKHHHENICSNFTKGTAYFNENGFSGFYGFSEYAVVKARHLYVYPKETPDDEAAFTEPLACVINSINRSHINMGDDVVVIGGGVMGLLHVLCAKRQGARVILSETDAKRRAFGLKLGADIVIDPLESDPVEQVKKLTNGRGANVVENTTAIPSVAAQAIQMTAKSGLCNMFSSIHPNEPILVDAGRLHSQEIVVTGTQNGTIETFAQAIDCISKGIIDVKPLIEAVYDYEDVVEAMECASRPDTYKVMLRFSE
- a CDS encoding PTS sugar transporter subunit IIC; the encoded protein is MSIVQAILLGVLYWIGEANLPFVGLWTVQRPLVCGWIAGIILGDALTGAMVGASINLVYLGFISAGGSMPADMALAGTLGAAFAITGNLDADTALALAVPIGLLGTLVWYCRMTFDSIFVHIGDRFVEKEQYNKIWIANVLLPQIMAAVICIVPCSLAAYFGATYIQGFITMLAGTPLKIFQIIGGLMPALGIAITLQYIFKGESRVFLFIGFVVAVYSGLALLPLGVLSLLCALVYVQVRYREGSGKGNIAEESELEEDF
- a CDS encoding PTS system mannose/fructose/sorbose family transporter subunit IID produces the protein MAEQKARHVIPKKHLYRAAFNWETWVQCCYNYERMMGMACGHTFVPVIDDLYKDDPDGAAKRKEVMEREMEFFNVHIEFGSCILGMAIALEEQKSLGEPIPGEFITSLKTSLMGPLAGIGDTIYQGVLIPILLAICIDITLTGTVWGAIVYLILMLAISYIFSFANFFFGYQQGSEAIMDFLEKGLLDKLLLGAQVMGCMVMGGLIANYVKVSCGLELVTSGSKFNVQTQLFDAVMPGILPFGFTMLVYWLMKKRWTSIKIIILIVIIGIIGGLTGILA
- a CDS encoding carbohydrate kinase, whose translation is MYYIGLDIGTSALKTTLMDTRRSIVYENSYGYTILQPQEGWREIDPDVWMQAVMKGLHDIFARCNPQEVSVIGVTGQMHTTVFLDKNGEAVRNAIMWTDLRTAGLVEELRTECTQREETRHIAEILSPGSPAVNTLWIKEHEPQSFARIHKIMTPYAYIVYKLTGQYSMDYCEASTSSLYDIATKKWSVYMLDRLGIEESCLGPLYASCDVVGTLQQTLCEQLKVNHDIRVIAGTGDNPANAVAMGILNRKEPVISLGTSGVVIMPKRDMDFEGKGKNVLFNADHTQFVNIVQGTVRSAGGTHKWWVENIVKTDDMAVDQQLISSDRFGKNSVLFFPHITGDKLMYHDLCVRGAFVGLSFETRREDMTQAVFEGVSYAIREVLESMKLAQWPSRIQINGGGTRSPVWMQIMANILHTELKVVTESATPGYGAALLAALADGVSEKEACIGQGKVYAAKKVLTDAYDRQYKKYKRMYSALKNIMQE